Proteins from one Setaria italica strain Yugu1 chromosome V, Setaria_italica_v2.0, whole genome shotgun sequence genomic window:
- the LOC101757320 gene encoding putative receptor protein kinase ZmPK1 isoform X2, which produces MEAPYHALKSQDLNMARFLSLIVLPLLTILPSSDASPKLMLGTGSSLLVEDYKQTFLTSPNSDFSCGFYEVGGNAFSFSIWFTNTMEKTVVWSANPKSPVNGHGSMVLLNHGGNLVLTDVNGTVTWDSKTGSGKGTTVALLDTGNLIIKGSNGAVLWESFSSPTDTLLPFQPLTKATRLVSGYYSLYFDNDNVLRLMYDGPDISSIYWPSADYSVFQSGRTNYNSSRIAVLDAEGYFLSSDGLNVKSSDWGTKIKRRLKIDYDGNLRMYSLNASNGNWIISWEAIAKMCDVHGLCGQNGICQSLPSFQCSCPPGHEMIDPQIWNKGCQPQFRKTCNNTEEFEFIKIPQTDFYGFDLSYNQSISLEECKRVCLDACSCSAFTYKAGPGLCYTKAVLFNGYSYPSFPGDNYIKLPKNLGISTSLVSRKSHQTCNRDIPEIVEGSASMYGMNSVDKNWTTYYVFAAILGALVLLFTGTSWWFLSSKQNIPKSMEAGYRMVTSQFRIFTHRDLREATGKFKEEIGRGSSGIVYRGVLEDKRVVAVKKLTNFTHSEEELWAEMSIIGRINHMNLVRMWGFCSEGQHKLLVYEYVENESLDRYLFGNVSSERLIAWSQRFKIALGTARGLAYLHHECLEWVIHCDVKPENILLNRDFEAKIADFGLAKLSKRDSSSFKLTHMRGTMGYMAPEWALNLPINAKVDVYSYGVVLLEIVTGSRISSGITVDGREIELGQFVQVLKQFVESEDVKDIVDHRLQGHFNPEQAMIMLKIAVACLEERNSRPTMNDIVVSLLACAEQDDHPAYS; this is translated from the coding sequence ATGGAAGCACCATACCATGCCCTCAAGAGTCAAGACCTAAACATGGCCAGGTTCCTCTCTCTAATCGTTCTTCCATTGCTCACCATTCTCCCATCCTCAGATGCTTCACCCAAGCTAATGCTAGGCACTGGCTCATCCCTATTGGTAGAAGACTACAAACAAACTTTCCTTACCTCACCAAATTCCGATTTCTCCTGTGGCTTCTATGAAGTAGGAGGGAATGCTTTCTCCTTCTCTATCTGGTTCACAAACACCATGGAAAAGACTGTCGTGTGGTCTGCAAACCCCAAGTCCCCTGTGAACGGCCATGGCTCCATGGTTTTGTTGAACCATGGTGGCAATTTGGTCCTCACTGATGTTAATGGCACCGTGACATGGGACAGCAAGACGGGCTCTGGGAAGGGCACGACAGTAGCCCTACTTGATACTGGCAACCTTATCATCAAAGGTTCCAATGGTGCAGTTTTATGGGAAAGCTTCTCTTCACCAACTGACACACTGCTGCCTTTTCAGCCCCTCACCAAAGCAACAAGGTTAGTATCTGGTTACTACAGCCTCTACTTTGACAACGACAATGTGCTGCGCCTCATGTATGATGGACCAGATATATCAAGCATCTATTGGCCAAGTGCAGACTACAGTGTGTTCCAAAGTGGGCGGACAAATTACAATAGCTCCAGGATTGCAGTCCTCGACGCTGAAGGGTATTTCCTCTCAAGTGATGGGCTGAACGTAAAGTCATCTGATTGGGGTACTAAAATCAAGAGAAGGCTAAAGATTGATTATGATGGAAACCTCAGAATGTACAGTTTGAATGCATCTAATGGGAATTGGATAATTTCATGGGAGGCCATAGCAAAAATGTGTGATGTGCATGGGTTATGTGGACAAAATGGGATATGCCAGTCTTTGCCAAGCTTCCAGTGCTCATGTCCGCCAGGTCATGAGATGATTGATCCACAGATTTGGAACAAAGGCTGTCAGCCACAATTCAGGAAAACCTGCAACAACACAGAAGAGTTTGAGTTCATCAAGATCCCCCAAACTGACTTCTATGGCTTTGATCTGAGCTACAACCAGTCTATCTCACTTGAAGAATGCAAGAGGGTTTGTTTGGatgcctgctcctgctccgctTTCACGTACAAGGCAGGACCTGGACTTTGCTACACAAAAGCGGTACTCTTCAATGGCTACAGCTACCCAAGCTTTCCTGGTGATAACTATATAAAATTACCCAAGAATTTGGGCATATCAACATCCTTAGTCTCCAGAAAGTCTCATCAAACATGCAACCGGGATATTCCAGAGATTGTAGAAGGATCTGCAAGTATGTATGGAATGAACAGTGTCGATAAAAATTGGACAACTTATTATGTGTTTGCAGCAATACTGGGAGCCCTAGTACTGCTCTTTACTGGTACAagctggtggtttctttccAGCAAGCAAAACATACCAAAGTCAATGGAGGCAGGCTACAGGATGGTAACAAGCCAGTTCAGGATATTCACACACCGCGACTTAAGGGAAGCAACTGGAAAATTCAAAGAAGAGATTGGAAGAGGGAGCTCTGGAATTGTTTACAGAGGAGTGCTTGAAGATAAGCGAGTAGTGGCAGTGAAGAAGCTAACAAATTTCACACACAGTGAGGAGGAATTGTGGGCAGAAATGAGTATAATTGGAAGGATTAACCACATGAATTTAGTAAGAATGTGGGGTTTTTGCTCTGAGGGTCAACACAAACTACTGGTTTATGAGTATGTGGAGAATGAATCACTGGACAGGTATCTATTTGGCAATGTAAGTAGTGAGAGACTAATTGCATGGAGCCAGCGATTCAAAATAGCATTGGGAACAGCAAGAGGCTTGGCCTACCTGCATCATGAGTGCCTTGAGTGGGTGATCCATTGTGATGTAAAGCCAGAGAACATACTCCTGAATCGAGACTTTGAAGCTAAGATTGCGGACTTCGGACTAGCCAAACTCTCGAAGAGAGACAGTTCTAGTTTCAAACTCACCCATATGAGAGGAACCATGGGGTACATGGCACCAGAGTGGGCGTTGAACTTGCCGATCAATGCAAAAGTTGATGTCTATAGCTATGGTGTTGTCCTTCTTGAGATTGTTACAGGAAGTAGGATCTCAAGTGGAATAACAGTGGATGGGAGGGAGATCGAGCTTGGACAGTTTGTGCAGGTCTTGAAACAATTTGTGGAGAGTGAAGATGTCAAGGATATAGTTGATCATAGACTGCAAGGTCATTTTAATCCAGAGCAAGCAATGATAATGTTGAAAATTGCTGTAGCTTGTcttgaagaaaggaacagcagGCCTACAATGAATGATATTGTAGTATCTCTTTTGGCATGTGCTGAACAAGACGATCACCCTGCCTACTCATG
- the LOC101757320 gene encoding putative receptor protein kinase ZmPK1 isoform X1: MEAPYHALKSQDLNMARFLSLIVLPLLTILPSSDASPKLMLGTGSSLLVEDYKQTFLTSPNSDFSCGFYEVGGNAFSFSIWFTNTMEKTVVWSANPKSPVNGHGSMVLLNHGGNLVLTDVNGTVTWDSKTGSGKGTTVALLDTGNLIIKGSNGAVLWESFSSPTDTLLPFQPLTKATRLVSGYYSLYFDNDNVLRLMYDGPDISSIYWPSADYSVFQSGRTNYNSSRIAVLDAEGYFLSSDGLNVKSSDWGTKIKRRLKIDYDGNLRMYSLNASNGNWIISWEAIAKMCDVHGLCGQNGICQSLPSFQCSCPPGHEMIDPQIWNKGCQPQFRKTCNNTEEFEFIKIPQTDFYGFDLSYNQSISLEECKRVCLDACSCSAFTYKAGPGLCYTKAVLFNGYSYPSFPGDNYIKLPKNLGISTSLVSRKSHQTCNRDIPEIVEGSASMYGMNSVDKNWTTYYVFAAILGALVLLFTGTSWWFLSSKQNIPKSMEAGYRMVTSQFRIFTHRDLREATGKFKEEIGRGSSGIVYRGVLEDKRVVAVKKLTNFTHSEEELWAEMSIIGRINHMNLVRMWGFCSEGQHKLLVYEYVENESLDRYLFGNVSSERLIAWSQRFKIALGTARGLAYLHHECLEWVIHCDVKPENILLNRDFEAKIADFGLAKLSKRDSSSFKLTHMRGTMGYMAPEWALNLPINAKVDVYSYGVVLLEIVTGSRISSGITVDGREIELGQFVQVLKQFVESEDVKDIVDHRLQGHFNPEQAMIMLKIAVACLEERNSRPTMNDIVVSLLACAEQDDHPAYSW, encoded by the coding sequence ATGGAAGCACCATACCATGCCCTCAAGAGTCAAGACCTAAACATGGCCAGGTTCCTCTCTCTAATCGTTCTTCCATTGCTCACCATTCTCCCATCCTCAGATGCTTCACCCAAGCTAATGCTAGGCACTGGCTCATCCCTATTGGTAGAAGACTACAAACAAACTTTCCTTACCTCACCAAATTCCGATTTCTCCTGTGGCTTCTATGAAGTAGGAGGGAATGCTTTCTCCTTCTCTATCTGGTTCACAAACACCATGGAAAAGACTGTCGTGTGGTCTGCAAACCCCAAGTCCCCTGTGAACGGCCATGGCTCCATGGTTTTGTTGAACCATGGTGGCAATTTGGTCCTCACTGATGTTAATGGCACCGTGACATGGGACAGCAAGACGGGCTCTGGGAAGGGCACGACAGTAGCCCTACTTGATACTGGCAACCTTATCATCAAAGGTTCCAATGGTGCAGTTTTATGGGAAAGCTTCTCTTCACCAACTGACACACTGCTGCCTTTTCAGCCCCTCACCAAAGCAACAAGGTTAGTATCTGGTTACTACAGCCTCTACTTTGACAACGACAATGTGCTGCGCCTCATGTATGATGGACCAGATATATCAAGCATCTATTGGCCAAGTGCAGACTACAGTGTGTTCCAAAGTGGGCGGACAAATTACAATAGCTCCAGGATTGCAGTCCTCGACGCTGAAGGGTATTTCCTCTCAAGTGATGGGCTGAACGTAAAGTCATCTGATTGGGGTACTAAAATCAAGAGAAGGCTAAAGATTGATTATGATGGAAACCTCAGAATGTACAGTTTGAATGCATCTAATGGGAATTGGATAATTTCATGGGAGGCCATAGCAAAAATGTGTGATGTGCATGGGTTATGTGGACAAAATGGGATATGCCAGTCTTTGCCAAGCTTCCAGTGCTCATGTCCGCCAGGTCATGAGATGATTGATCCACAGATTTGGAACAAAGGCTGTCAGCCACAATTCAGGAAAACCTGCAACAACACAGAAGAGTTTGAGTTCATCAAGATCCCCCAAACTGACTTCTATGGCTTTGATCTGAGCTACAACCAGTCTATCTCACTTGAAGAATGCAAGAGGGTTTGTTTGGatgcctgctcctgctccgctTTCACGTACAAGGCAGGACCTGGACTTTGCTACACAAAAGCGGTACTCTTCAATGGCTACAGCTACCCAAGCTTTCCTGGTGATAACTATATAAAATTACCCAAGAATTTGGGCATATCAACATCCTTAGTCTCCAGAAAGTCTCATCAAACATGCAACCGGGATATTCCAGAGATTGTAGAAGGATCTGCAAGTATGTATGGAATGAACAGTGTCGATAAAAATTGGACAACTTATTATGTGTTTGCAGCAATACTGGGAGCCCTAGTACTGCTCTTTACTGGTACAagctggtggtttctttccAGCAAGCAAAACATACCAAAGTCAATGGAGGCAGGCTACAGGATGGTAACAAGCCAGTTCAGGATATTCACACACCGCGACTTAAGGGAAGCAACTGGAAAATTCAAAGAAGAGATTGGAAGAGGGAGCTCTGGAATTGTTTACAGAGGAGTGCTTGAAGATAAGCGAGTAGTGGCAGTGAAGAAGCTAACAAATTTCACACACAGTGAGGAGGAATTGTGGGCAGAAATGAGTATAATTGGAAGGATTAACCACATGAATTTAGTAAGAATGTGGGGTTTTTGCTCTGAGGGTCAACACAAACTACTGGTTTATGAGTATGTGGAGAATGAATCACTGGACAGGTATCTATTTGGCAATGTAAGTAGTGAGAGACTAATTGCATGGAGCCAGCGATTCAAAATAGCATTGGGAACAGCAAGAGGCTTGGCCTACCTGCATCATGAGTGCCTTGAGTGGGTGATCCATTGTGATGTAAAGCCAGAGAACATACTCCTGAATCGAGACTTTGAAGCTAAGATTGCGGACTTCGGACTAGCCAAACTCTCGAAGAGAGACAGTTCTAGTTTCAAACTCACCCATATGAGAGGAACCATGGGGTACATGGCACCAGAGTGGGCGTTGAACTTGCCGATCAATGCAAAAGTTGATGTCTATAGCTATGGTGTTGTCCTTCTTGAGATTGTTACAGGAAGTAGGATCTCAAGTGGAATAACAGTGGATGGGAGGGAGATCGAGCTTGGACAGTTTGTGCAGGTCTTGAAACAATTTGTGGAGAGTGAAGATGTCAAGGATATAGTTGATCATAGACTGCAAGGTCATTTTAATCCAGAGCAAGCAATGATAATGTTGAAAATTGCTGTAGCTTGTcttgaagaaaggaacagcagGCCTACAATGAATGATATTGTAGTATCTCTTTTGGCATGTGCTGAACAAGACGATCACCCTGCCTACTCATGGTGA